In Eulemur rufifrons isolate Redbay chromosome 2, OSU_ERuf_1, whole genome shotgun sequence, the sequence CCGCGTCCTCACTGGGCAGGTCGCCGTTCCTCAGCTCCGCGACGGAGGGGGTGCCCCCCACAGGCTGGTGGGGGCTCGGACGTGACCAGGGAGAAGTGGGAGCTTTGAGAACGTCCCTGCGTGGCTGCCGCCTCTGTGTCAGCAGGAGCTTGTGCTCGGATTAATAGGAGGATGGCTCTGATTGGGGCCGTTTcttgagcgcctactgtgtgctgcTGTAGCACCTCAAAGTGCCCCCTCGGTGGGCATTCCCGCGTCAGGGGAGGATGCCCGGGTGCGCGCGTCTCCCAAGCACCCAGCACGGGCTCCGCCAGCGCAGTCTTAGGTGGACGAGCTAGAATAGGACGTCTGACGGCCCTCAGGCACAGctcgggaaactgaggctggggggcagagggaagCCCCGGTGCTGGGCGCACCAAGACCCCCACCCACCTACTCACGAACGCTCCCTTCCTCCCGGCGCTGCAGGTCTCGGCGCGGAAGATGGCCGGCGGCGTGGACGGCCCCATTGGGATCCCGTTCCCCGACCACAGCAGCGACATCCTCAGCGGGCTGAATGAGCAGCGGACGCAGGGCCTGCTGTGCGACGTGGTGATCCTGGTGGAGGGCCGCGAGTTCCCCACGCACCGCTCGGTGCTGGCCGCCTGCAGCCAGTACTTTAAGAAGCTGTTCACGTCGGGGGCCGTGGTCGACCAGCAGAACGTGTACGAGATCGACTTCGTCAGCGCCGAGGCACTCACCGCGCTCATGGACTTCGCCTACACGGCCACGCTCACGGTCAGCACGGCCAACGTGGGCGACATCCTCAGCGCTGCCCGCCTGCTGGAGATCCCGGCCGTGAGCCACGTGTGCGCCGACCTGCTGGACCGGCAGATCCTGGCGGCCGATGCAGGCGCCGACGCCGGGCAGCTGGACCTTGTAGATCAAATTGATCAGCGCAACCTGCTCCGCGCCAAGGAGTACCTCGAGTTCTTCCAGAGCAACCCCATGAACAGCCTGCCCCCCGCGGCCGCCGGCTTCCCGTGGTCCGCCTTCGGCGCTTCCGACGATGACCTGGACGCCACCAAGGAGGCCGTGGCGGCTGCCGTGGCCGCCGTGGCCGCGGGCGACTGCAATGGCTTGGACTTCTATGGGCCGGGCCCCCCAGCTGAGCGGCCCCCAACGGGGGATGGGGACGAGGGTGACAGCAACCCAGGCCTGTGGCCGGAGCGGGATGAGGACACCCCGGCCGGCGGTCTCTTTCCGCCACCAGCGGCCCCGCCAGCCGCCACACAGAACGGCCACTACGGCCGGGGCGGAGAGGAGGAGGCGGCCTCGCTGTCGGAAGCGGCCCCAGAGCCCGGCGACTCACCAGGCTTCCTGTCCGGAGCGGCGGAGGGCGAGGACGGGGACGGGCCCGACGTGGACGGGCTGGCGGCCAGCACACTGCTGCAGCAGATGATGTCGTCGGTGAGCCGGGCAGGCGCCGCGGCAGCGGGGGATAGCGACGAGGAGTCGCGGGCAGACGACAAGGGCGTCATGGACTACTACCTGAAGTACTTCAGCGGCGCCCACGACGGGGACGTCTACCCAGCCTGGTCGCCCAAGGTGGAGAAGAAGATCCGCGCCAAGGCCTTCCAGAAGTGCCCGATCTGCGAGAAGGTCATCCAGGGGGCCGGGAAGCTGCCGCGGCACATCCGCACCCACACGGGCGAGAAGCCCTACGAGTGCAACATCTGCAAGGTCCGCTTCACCAGGTGAGCCACCCGCACCGCggcagggggcggggcggcgTCCGGGGGGCCCTGCCCAGCCTTCCGCACCGCGCACACGCGACGCTCCCCCAGCCCCGCGCCCGTTGACCACAGCACGGGccagtccctgccctggtggGCGGACGTCCCGGTGGGGCACAGCACAGGTGAGAGACAGTGACCACGTAGGTCGTGAAGCCCGCCAGACAGGGACAGCCGGGAGGCTGGCAGGAAGGGCACAGGAGTCACTCTTCGTCTTTTGGGGGTGCTGCAGGGGGTTCGTCTCTTCCACGGTgtggatttttctctctctcatttcctttggGAGAGGTGATAGTTCCTTAGGGAGGTAGAACCGTGGTTGTTGAGTCGCTTTTAAGTCTCCTGTGAGCTTGGgtaatttgttttcattctgccaacacttattaagcacctgctgggtgccaggccctgtcctaggtgctggggacactgcAGTGGATAGACAGGTCTTGCGGATACCTggaggaggccaggctgggaAATGCGGGCAAGGGCAGAGGCCCTGAGGCCAGTTCAGCTTAAGGGATCACTGAGGCCGATAGTTGTCACTTGTCACAGGGCTTGGTCCCTGAAcggcaggagttcaaggccaggcCGGGGCAGTTTGCGATTCAGTCTCAGGAGTCCAGAGGTGGCTGGCTGGGCCTTGTGGATCCAGGGCGGGCCAgggctgtgggggcagggggccagCCAGGTGGTGACTCAGCatcacccctgccccccacccgcCCTGGGGTTCCCCAGCCACGCCCACTGAGGCTGAAGAAAGGGGCCATTGTCCCAGCTTCCCAGCCCCGCCCCGTGGGGACAAGAACTGGGGCTgaccccctccccagcacccctggctccctccccaccAGGACAGGAGAGGAGGGTGCAGCCCGGCTCCTGCGCATGGGAGTACCAGGAGAGGGGCAAAGGGTGTGGGGTAGGACGCAGGCGGCCCTTCAAGGAGATTGGGGTGCTGGAGTTCTGGGGGTCTCCTTCTTCCTCCAAACAGGGGCCCCGAGGTAGCTGCAGGCCCTGCCCTTGGGGGTCTCTGAGCACAGGAGGGGCCCAGGGAGCAGGATCTGGAGAGGGACCCGGCCAGGCAAAGGCGCCTGCCCCACCCTCGCCCCCATGGGGCTGGGGCCACCGGCCTCCCTAACCGCAGgccagagcctcagtttcattCTCAGTtggctgcccccccaccccccaaggcCAGTCCCACCTGCCagtcagggaaactgaggccgagagaaagagagagaggagcacTCCGCAAGGCCTGTTCCCACCACCAACCCACCTGCTTCCCCTGAGCCCAgggccccagccccctgcccgcAGGAGGCGGCCCCCTCCCACCCAAGGCTGGGAGCCCAGGGGCCCCTCTGAGTCACAGCAGTGTTGAGTAAGCGGGGCCCATGGCGGCCGGGGCTATAATTACCCTGGCTGGGGCTCGgggtgatgaaactgaggctacctccacccccacctctgcctggCCCCCTGGCCCACTGTGCAACCCCAGGCAAGTCACTTCCTTTCTCTGAACCTCCCAGTCTCTGCTGGGGAAGTCTCTACGCAGTGCCCGAGAAACTTAGTGCCTGCTGTCCCCTCTGTGCATGCCGTGGCCCTGTGCCAGCTCTGGGCAGGGCGCCTAGGTGCTAGTGGGCTTTGCAGGAGGCAAGGGGAAGGAGCCAGAGGCCTGGAGGCTGGCAGCAGACAGGCTTAGTCCAGGGAGTGACCAGTTCATTGCAGCCCAGTGGGGCAACAAGGCCAGAGAGGGGGCAGGAGTCTAGTTGCCAAAGAACCAGGCCTT encodes:
- the ZBTB7A gene encoding zinc finger and BTB domain-containing protein 7A, translated to MAGGVDGPIGIPFPDHSSDILSGLNEQRTQGLLCDVVILVEGREFPTHRSVLAACSQYFKKLFTSGAVVDQQNVYEIDFVSAEALTALMDFAYTATLTVSTANVGDILSAARLLEIPAVSHVCADLLDRQILAADAGADAGQLDLVDQIDQRNLLRAKEYLEFFQSNPMNSLPPAAAGFPWSAFGASDDDLDATKEAVAAAVAAVAAGDCNGLDFYGPGPPAERPPTGDGDEGDSNPGLWPERDEDTPAGGLFPPPAAPPAATQNGHYGRGGEEEAASLSEAAPEPGDSPGFLSGAAEGEDGDGPDVDGLAASTLLQQMMSSVSRAGAAAAGDSDEESRADDKGVMDYYLKYFSGAHDGDVYPAWSPKVEKKIRAKAFQKCPICEKVIQGAGKLPRHIRTHTGEKPYECNICKVRFTRQDKLKVHMRKHTGEKPYLCQQCGAAFAHNYDLKNHMRVHTGLRPYQCDSCCKTFVRSDHLHRHLKKDGCNGVPSRRGRKPRVRGGGPDPSPGATAPPGAPAPPGSPDARRNGQEKHFKDEDEDEDAASPDGLGRLNVAGAGGGGDGGGGPGAATDDNFTAGLA